In Molothrus ater isolate BHLD 08-10-18 breed brown headed cowbird chromosome 19, BPBGC_Mater_1.1, whole genome shotgun sequence, a single genomic region encodes these proteins:
- the ADPRM gene encoding manganese-dependent ADP-ribose/CDP-alcohol diphosphatase: MQAAPRLAFGVIADIQFADAEDGHDFGGCRRRYYRHSLRLLREAVREWAGESPPINFVLQLGDSIDGQNARRGEAESALQQVLDVLGQLSVPVHHAWGNHELYNFSRARLVHTGLYSRPAGGSDGPPDRECHAYHCSPAPRLRLVVLDSYDTSTLGRDPGSPHYQESLRVLREKNHNDDLNSPQGLKEPHFVAFNGGFSQAQLDWFDEVLKFSDENQEKVIVMAHVPIHPYASNGVCLAWNYEAALSVIHTHRCVVCVLAGHLHDGAYCQDLHGVHHLTLEGLIETPPDSNAFGTVHVYEDKMVLKGRGRIPDRVMHF, from the exons ATGCAGGCTGCGCCGCGCCTCGCCTTCGGGGTCATCGCTGACATCCAGTTCGCCGACGCGGAGGACGGGCACGACTTCGGCGGCTGCCGGCGGCGCTACTACCGGCACAGCCTGCGCTTGCTGCGGGAGGCGGTGCGGGAGTGGGCCGGCGAGAGCCCGCCGATAAACTTCGTGCTGCAGCTGGGCGATAGCATCGACGGGCAGAACGCCCGGCGCGGCGAGGCCGAGAGCGCCTTGCAGCAGGTGCTGGAcgtgctggggcagctctcgGTGCCCGTGCACCACGCGTGGGGCAACCACGAGCTCTACAACTTCAGCCGGGCGCGGCTGGTGCACACCGGGCTGTACAGCCGGCCCGCGGGGGGCTCGGACGGGCCCCCGGACAGGGAGTGCCACGCGTATCACTGCAGCCCGGCGCCGCGGCTCCGCCTCGTCGTGCTCGACAGCTACGACACcagcaccctgggcagggaccccGGCAGCCCCCACTACCAGGAGTCCCTGCGGGTGCTGCGGGAGAAGAACCACAACGATGATCTCAACAGCCCCCAAG GGCTCAAGGAACCTCATTTTGTAGCATTTAATGGAGGATTTAGCCAAGCCCAGCTGGACTGGTTCGATGAAGTCCTCAAGTTCTCTGatgaaaaccaagaaaaagtTATAGTTATGG CTCACGTGCCCATCCATCCCTATGCTTCCAATGGGGTTTGCCTGGCCTGGAATTACGAGGCTGCCCTGTCAGtgatacacacacacaggtgtgtgGTCTGTGTGCTCGCAGGGCACCTGCACGACGGCGCCTACTGCCAGGACCTGCACGGAGTTCATCACCTCACCCTGGAGGGGCTCATCGAGACCCCCCCTGACAGCAACGCCTTTGGAACTGTCCATGTCTATGAAGATAAAATGGTCTtgaagggaaggggcaggatTCCTGACAGAGTTATGCACTTCTAA
- the LOC118693916 gene encoding protein SCO1 homolog, mitochondrial, translating to MAGAAGLWRLRAGAGLWPLPGPAVRGWAVLPAARSRPLSQQPPGRGPRLVSWRSLAATVVLGGGLLAGMKLMKRHKEEKLEKERNRGIGKPLLGGPFSLVSHEGQPRTSKDYIGQWVLIYFGFTHCPDICPDELEKMIAVVDEIDRIPSLPNLTPLFITIDPERDNQEAIARYVKEFSPKLVGLTGSKAQIDQVAKAYRVYYSEGPKDEDNDYIVDHTIIMYLLGPDGDFVDYYGQNKKSAEISSSIAAHMRKYRS from the exons AtggcgggggcggcggggctgtggcggctgcgggcgggcgcggggctgtGGCCGCTGCCGGGCCCGGCCGTGCGGGGCTGGGCGGTGCTGCCCGCAGCCCGCAGCCGCCCGCTGTCACAGCAGCCGCCGGGCCGCGGGCCGCgg CTCGTGTCGTGGAGGTCGCTGGCGGCCACCGTGGTGCTGGGCGGGGGGCTGCTGGCCGGCATGAAGCTGATGAAGCGGCACAAGGAGGAGA aactggagaaggaaagaaaccGAGGCATTGGGAAGCCACTGCTGGGAGGGCCCTTCTCCCTCGTCAGCCATGAGGGACAGCCCAGGACCAGCAAGGACTACATTGGCCAGTGGGTGCTGATCTACTTTGGCTTCACTCACTGCCCTGACATCTGTCCTGATGAGCTGGAGAAAATGATTGCAGTGGTGGATGAAATTG ATCGAATTCCATCTTTGCCCAATCTGACCCCACTCTTCATCACCATCGATCCTGAGAGGGACAACCAAGAAGCCATTGCCAGATATGTTAAAG AATTTTCTCCGAAGCTGGTGGGATTGACTGGTAGCAAGGCACAGATTGACCAAGTGGCTAAAGCATACCGTGTGTACTACAGCGAAGGGCCCAAGGATGAGGACAACGATTACATA gTGGATCACACAATAATCATGTACCTCCTCGGCCCCGATGGTGACTTTGTGGATTACTATGGCCAGAATAAGAAGAGTGCTGAGATTTCCTCTTCTATTGCTGCACACATGAGAAAATACAGATCCTAA